Part of the Candidatus Hydrogenedentota bacterium genome, TGAGACGGAGAGTTTAATCGAAGTTTCTATCGCTCCCATGTCGTAGTGTTCGCGCCGCGGGAACAGCAACAGGTGCGCGTGGGTAGGCATGATGACATAGGCCCAGAGATCGAACAAGTGGCGCGTGCGCGCGCTGGCCAGCGCGTCGAGGAAGTACTGGCGGGTTCGGTCCCTGGCGAGGAACGCGCGCTTCTTGAAGCAGGAGAAGGTGAGGTAATGGGCTTCACCGGGATTGTTCCAGGGATGGTGAGTTCTTCGGTATACCGTACGCATGACCATTAATAGAAATCTCCAGCCGAGCTGTGATGGTATAAAA contains:
- a CDS encoding transposase, with translation FIPSQLGWRFLLMVMRTVYRRTHHPWNNPGEAHYLTFSCFKKRAFLARDRTRQYFLDALASARTRHLFDLWAYVIMPTHAHLLLFPRREHYDMGAIETSIKLSVSRRAMAYLRKHNPDGLRHLATGHIHTPYRFWTSGNGYDQNLVALNEARNMATYIHNNPVCAGLCTEAEAWPWSSAREWIEEGSGPLSIDRDSFPEA